In Flavobacterium sp. GSB-24, the genomic window TTTCTTTTTTGATAAGCGACATGATCACAATCGTGACAATCTTTAATGCTTCCGTTGAACGGATTTCCTAAAAATTTATAATATTGAACTGAATCTGTCTGCTTCAAATATTCGATCGCTTCAGGAATTTTGTTTTTGAAAGTCGCCTGAACTGCCTGAAAATTATTAATATCTTTCAATTTCAAACTATAAATTCCAGCACCAATTTTCTCGATTTCGGTTTTATTGGTTTTTTCTAAAAAAGCTTTCATTGCCAGCAATTCCTTTTCATTATCATAAAATGAATTTCCATCGTTCCAATAGCTGTAACGCGATTCGTTAAACAATTCTGCCATTACTGGATTTGACTTTGCTTTGTATAAAGCTGCCAAATAATTTTTACTCCATTGAAAAGCATTTTGATAACGAAACTCACTTCCTTTATAAGTTTTTGGCAGCTCAAAATAAATCCAATTTAGATCTGCTAAAACGGTTTTTACATTGTTGTCATCTAGTTTATCTATTTTGCTCAAGTTATTTACAAAACGCAATAATCGAATTTGGTAACTTGCCAGTTCGGTTTTTGGCAGCGTTTTTACTGCTTTAGTATAATTCTTGTCTGCATTGGCATAATCGCCTTTTAGCGTTTGAAGATAACCAATTGCAATATCCCACAAATATGGTTTTTCTGTATTTCCCGCTGCAGAAATTTTAGCAATTAAATCAAATGCACTTTTGTCAATCTTTGCTTGATTTTCACTTTTATTTTCTGCGATTGTCTGAGGTTTGGTAGGTTGATTTTCACCTGCATTCTGCTGAAAAGAATTATTGATTTTTTGCTCCAGCGAATTCACCAATCTTGTTGCTAGATAATTTAAATGTTCGCTTTTTGGATCTAGTTCATAAATCTTTTCGATCGCTTGTTTTTCATCTTTATAATAACCATGAATTGCCCAAAGCGCAGCTTTCTCACTATTATTTTTAGCCATTGCTAAAGCTTTAGTCCAATCTGTTTCATTTTTCGGACGAAAACTATACGCAGTTACCACGCGTAATTCTGGACATTTATCAAAAACCTGGGCATATAAATAGTTAGAAATCGCATATTTTTTCTGTTGGTAATTGATTCCTGCAACATACGCCAAAGCACGATAATACAAAGTGTTTTTTGCTACAGAACTTTCTGTTTTATTAAAAAAGTCAATTGCTTTTTGTTTATCATTACTATAAAAACGAGCCTTCATCGTTAAAAACCAATATCTGTTTTTCAAAAATGAATCTGATAAAGTGTTGTACACATTTTCGATAGATTGAATCATCTTTGCATCATTGAATGTTTTTGCCACCACTGGATCGTAACTCCAGTAATCTTCTCCAATAGAAACTGTTTCAATCTTTTGAGCTAAGTATAAGAATTCAATAAAATCTTTAATTTTCTCGTCTTTCAAATTAATCTTTTTTCCCCATTTCTGCGAACTCTTATTTTCTTTTTTGCTTTTATAAAAAACATGAAGATCTGTAATTTCTTCTTTGTTTTTAATCGCATTTTTATCGTCAGAATAGTATCTTGGCTTTTCGTCACCAATCAAAAAATAATTTACTGTTGTAGTATCCACTTTTCCTTTAAGGTAATTCGCCCAATCTGATTTTATATTTCCATTAAAACGGGAATTGTGCTGCGTATCAAAACCAATTCCGTAAAAAATTCCTCCTGATAAAAATAGAGGAGAATAGGATTTGTCTGCAAAAGTTTCTGGCGTAAAATTAGAATTATAACCAAAGAAATCCCAGTCGTCTCCGCCGGCACAGGCATAAATAATTCCGTATATCGAAAGTAAAGCGAGACTAAAACTCAGAAATAACTTGTTCAAAAATATTCTTTTCATAATTGTTTAAATTGAATTCGTCTAAATCGTAAAATATAATTTCTTTTGGTTTTTGTGGCAGATTTTCATCCAAATCTTCTGCCATTTCTTTTAAATCTTTTGTGCTGATTTCTTCTATTTTCAATAAATCTTTCTCTTCATAAAAAATACCATTCTTATAGTTAGATTGTTTTACTCTGAAAAAAATCGGGCTTATTTTTTCAAAATTCGAATCTTGAAGCAGATCTTTTATATTCATTTTCGAACGAAGTCCGATTACTTTATTATTTCTAATATGAACTCCCCAAGAATAAATGGGAAGTGCCAAATCAAGATGAAGCGGATATTTCTTCAAACTCTTCAAATATTTTGAAGCCGCTTTTTGATCGTAAATAGAATTTAGCGAATCTGGTGCAATCGACCCCATGTTGTAGTACATTAAAACTCCAGAATCGACATTTGGGATTTTTGTTTTTTTGAAATATTTGACTTGATGCAGTCGAATTGTTGCCGAAAGCTTCTTCTTCGATAGCTTTTTAAAAACCTCTACAAACTTCAAATAATTATCTTTGCTATTCAATGTCCAATCGCAGTCAATTTGAATTTCGTCACAAGATATTTTATTCTTTTGGTTGATCTGTTCAATAAAATCAAATGTTTTCTCAGCCAAATCATTGACATCCAGATTGGGCTGCAGCATTACTTTGTTCTGAATAAAGACAACTGGAACAACAGCATATTGATTAAGATTTTCGTCAAAGCGAATTGGACTAACCGGAATTGGATTTTTCTTTTCTGGATGAACTCCAATATCAAAATACCTTATATAAAGCTTTTGAACATTGTTTTCATTTAAAACTTCTCTTTCCGTTTTTGAAAATTTTAATATTGTTTTCCAATAATAAAAAGAAATAACAGGCTTTTCGTTTTTACTGCAGGAGAAGAGTAAAAAGAGAAATAAAATTGGAAAAAGTCGCTTTAACAAAACTTGGAAAATTACATTTAAACCCAAAAGTAAGAAATTATGGCTCTTTAAAATATTCGAAACCATAAAAAATAAACAGAAATGTAATTTTTTTAAATCCTAATAAATGGATAAAAAATTTCAATTAAAGCAAATATAATCGTTATTTTGTGCAATCAAATTGAAAACCCGTTATGTTGAAAAACACTCTAAAATATATTTCATTTATAATTTTAATATCAATGATAAGCTGCGCTAAAAGAGGCAGTATTACAGGCGGTTTAAAAGATACTTTAGCACCGGTTTTGGTATCAAGTTATCCTGAAAATTATAGTACAAACTTTAAAGGAAACACTATCACTTTAAATTTCGACGAATATGTTAAGCTGAAAAATACCAATAAACAGTTGATTATTTCTCCGCCATTAAAGAATGAACCGTTAATAACACCAAGTACCGTTAGTAAATTTATTAAGATTGAAATTAAAGATACTTTACAGCCCAACACAACTTACAGTTTAAATTTCGGGCAGGCTATTACGGATAATAATGAAGGAAATGCTTTAAACCAATTCAAATATATTTTCTCCACAGGATCTCATATTGATTCGCTTAAACTGAACGGACGAATTAAAGATTCATACGAAAAACATGTAGATAATTTTGTTTCGGTAATGCTTTATGAAGTAAATGATAAATTTAAAGATTCTACTATTTACAAAGAATTTCCGCGTTATATCACCAACACTTTGGATAGTATGCGAACTTTCCAGTTTGAAAATCTAAAAGAAGGAAAATATCTTTTAGTGGCATTAAAGGATAAGGGAAGCAACAATAAATTTAATCCGAAAGATGATAAAATTGGGTTTCTTAAAAATTATGTTACGATTCCGACTGACACTGTTTACGAAGTAGAATTATTTAAAGAAACACTGCCTTTAAAAACTTTTAAACCTATTCAAGCTTCTGGAAATAGATTGTTTCTTCCTTATGAAGGAAAACAGAATTTTAAGAATTCGAAACCGAAAATTGTCCTTAAAAACGGAAGCGAAGTTCTAGAAACTATAGTTACGCAGCTTCCTAAAAAGGATTCCCTGCAAGTTTGGTACAAACCGATAAAAGCAGATTCATTATCGCTTGAAGTTTCAAAAGAAAACTATGACAAGAGGTTTTCTTTTAAAATCAAAGCTTTAAAAAAGGATACTCTTAATATCAAAGCAGTACAAAATGGCCAAATTAATTTTAGAGAGCGCTTTACATTGGAGACCGAAACTCCTTTGGTAAAATTTGACAAATCTAAAATCACTTTAGTCAATAAAGATTCTGTAGCAGTTCCGTATACGACTGAATATGACGAATTTGATCAAAAACTATATATTGATTTCAAAAAAGAGCCTTTAGAAAAATACAATTTTACTTTCCTGCCAGGCGCTTTGACTGATTTTTATGAAAAAACAAACGATACATTATCTTATAAACTCAGCACCAAAGAAGCAGCAGATTATGGAAACATCATTTTAAATCTAAAAAATGTAAAACGTTTTCCTATAATTGTCGAATTGACGAATAAAAAAGGAGATGTTGTTTTAGCCAGCGATTATTCTGAAGGTGCAACAACTTTAGAATTTAATTTACTCCAGCCAGAAGTTTTTACGGTGCGTATTATTTACGATGACAACAAAAACAAGATGTATGACACGGGTAGTTTCCTAGAAAAACGATACTCTGAAGAAGTATTCTACAATCAGGAAGAATTTGATGTCCGCGCCAATTGGGATCGAAACGAAACTATCGATTTAAGTGTTCCGTTTAATCCAGAAGTCGAGAAAAAACAAGACGAGAAAAAGAAAAAAGATGAAGAAAAGAAACGGAAAGCTTTCTAGATTTTAATTTCGAAAGTATCACGATCACCTAGAAAATTAAGTTTTCTTCGGGTTTCTAACATTATATTTTTATCCAATTCAGCCACAAAAACACCTGCTGTTTCTTGTGGCTTTATTATATAATTTCCCCAGAAATCAATTAATTGGGTATGACCATTATGTTCAAAATTATTATCATCAAAACCTACCGTATTTACGCCGGCAACATAACTTAAATTTTCTATGGCGCGCGCGTTTAGCAAAGTGTCCCAAGCGTTTGTTCTAACTTTTGGCCAATTGGCAACATACAAAAGAAGATCATAATTTTCGACATTTCTAGCGAAAACAGGAAAACGCAGATCGTAACAAATTTGAAGACAAATTTTCCATTCTAAATATTCAACAATTAATTTCTGAGTTCCAGCAGTGTAAAACTGGTCTTCTCCCGCCAGCGAAAACAAATGTCTTTTATCATAATATTGAAAATCTCCTGACGGAAAAACAAAAAACATTCGGTTGTAATATTTTCCATTTTCTGTAATAACTAAGCTTCCTGTTATTGCAGCATTTTTTTGTTTTGCTTTTACTTTCATCCATTCGATTGTTTCTCCTTCCATCGTTTCGGCAATTGCAGATGGATTCATTGTAAATCCTGTCGAAAACATTTCTGGAAGTACAATTAAATTTACTTCAGAAGCAATCTCATCGATTTTTGAATCAAAGTTTTCTCGATTTGCAGCAGCATTTTCCCAGAAAAGATCGGTTTGGATTAAAGCAATTTTCATTTTAAATATATTTTAGATTGAAAACAAGTACTGAAATTTTCAAGATTTAATTTTATCAAACCTGAAGTGTTTTTCTAATAAAAAATTGACATTAAACCACAACCAGACTTGGAACGGCGCTTTTATATGGCTTTAGTTTTTCGTGAGTAGGTTCTTCCTCAGTAATAACATAGTTTACTTCAGACAAACTCGCAATTTTCATTTTAAGAACCGTATTTAATTTTTCCGTAATTGTTAAAACTGCTGTTTTTTTAGAAGCCTGAATCATTGCCTTTTTTACCTGAACAGTTTCCCAGTCCGAATCAGAATAACCACCGTCTACGTCTAATGCATTTGTTCCCAAAACCAAAAGATCTGCTTTTATGTTGGCTAATTGATGAAAAGCTTCTCCGCTCACACACATTTGACTGTAAGAAGAAATACTGCCGCCAATCATGATCGTTTTAATATTAGGCTTATCTAAAAGTTGTACGGCCGTTAAAGCTGTAATGGTAAAAACGGTTAAATTAAGATCGTTTGGAATTAATCGGATGAATTCACGAATGGTAGTTCCTCCGTCAACAATCAAAACCATTCCGTCATGAAGTAGTCCGACTGCTTTTTGAGCAATAACCTGTTTGGCTTCGACTGCATAAGTCTGGTTAGATGAAGAATAGTGATATCCTTTGGTCATTGCGCCGCCTTTTACTTTAATCAAAAGTGCATCAGCGTCGAGTTCATTAATATCACGGCGAATAGTATCTTCAGAAACACCAAGTTTAGCTGAGAGGGTTTCAAAACTTACACGCGTGTGCAGATTGATCTCTTTTAAAATATGATTTTTACGTTCTTCTTTACTATAATTTAAAACTTCATTTTCAGTACTCATGCCGATTGTTTTTTTTCTTACTACAAAAATAAACATTTCAGTAAATAATTCATTGAAACCAAAAGCTCGATTATCAATAAAAAAATTTAAAAATCTGATTTTAAAACCATTTACTATCTTTAAAACTCCATTTTAATAAATTCTAAAGTTTTTCTTTTATGAAAAAATTCCTTTACCTCTTTTTTGTTCTTTCTTTTTTAAATGGAACCGCACAAAATTTCCAGCAGAATAACTCTATTATTCCAGCTCCAAATTTCTACAAATTAACAGGAGACAGTATTCGTATAATTGGAAAAGTTCAAATCAATTTTGTGAATAAAAATTACAGTGAAAGGGAATTTAAATCGGCTCAAATTTTAGAAACGGCTTTCAATTCTCAAACTGCTTCAAAGAAATCACATGTAAAAATTGACTTTAATACGAATGTGAATTTCACATCAAAAGAAGCCTATAAAATCGAAATTACTTCTAAAAAAATTATAGTTTCAGGAAAAGAAGAAGGGTTGTTTTATGGAGTTCAAACTTTACTTCAGCTTCTTCCAAACAAAATTTCAAAAGAAATCAAACTTCCTTGTCTAATTATTGAAGATCAACCCCGATATTCTTACCGAGGCCTGCATTTAGACGTCTGCCGTCATTTTTTCTCTGTTGCTGTCATAAAAGATTTTATCAGACAAATGTCCAGCTATAAATTAAATAATTTTCACTGGCATTTAACCGACGATCAAGGATGGAGGATCGAAATAAAAAAATATCCGAAACTGACCGAAGTTGGTTCAAAAAGAGCTCAAACTTTAGTGGGAAATAAATTTGAACGATCGCCATTTTTTTTCGACGGAAATCCATACGGAGGATTTTACACTCAGGAAGAAATTAAAGATGTTGTGAAATTTGCCGAAGAAAATTACGTGAATGTTATTCCAGAAATCGAAATGCCGGGCCATGCTTCTGCCGCCGTTACAGCATATCCAAATTTAGCTTGTTTTCCAGATCGAAATTATAAAGTTATAGAATCTTGGGGTGTTTTTGAAGATGTATTTTGTGCGGGAAAAGATGAAACTTTTACTTTTTTAGAAGATGTTTTAACCGAAGTCATGGCATTATTTCCAAGTAAAAATATTCATGTCGGCGGAGACGAATGCCCAAAAACAAGATGGAAAACCTGCCCAAATTGCCAAAAGAGAATTACAGCTTTAGGTTTAAAAGATGAGCATGAATTACAGAGTTATTTTATTAAAAGAATTGAAAAATTCTTGAATGCTAATGGAAGACAGATTTTTGGCTGGGATGAAATCCTCGAAGGTGGACTCGCCCCAAACGCTGCCGTTATGTCTTGGCGTGGAGAATCGGGCGGAATTCATGCAGCAAAACTGAAACACCCAGTTGTAATGACACCAGAAGGAACGGTTTATTTTGATTACAATCAGGGATATTCTCCAAATGAACCGCTTACCGTTGGCAGATTAAGTACTTTAGAAAAAGTATACAACTATAACCCAACTCCGGTTGACAGTTTATCGGTTGAAGAACAAAAATATATTATCGGAGCTCAAGCCAATCTTTGGTCAGAATATTTAACTAGCCCAGCAAAATTGAATTATATGCTTTATCCGCGTGTTTTGGCTTTAGCAGAAATCGCTTGGACAGAACCAAAAAATAAAAACTACAACCATTTTATTCAAAATCAACTGCCCTATCATTTAGAAAAGTTAGAATTAGAAGATCGATTGTATAAAGTTCCGACGCCATTTGGTGCTGATGAAATGGCTTTAATTGCATCAAAATATATTTTAGATTTAAAACCAACTATAAAAAACGGAAAGATCTTTTATACAATTGACGGTTATAATCCTGATGAAACGGCAGAATTGTATCAAAATCCAGTGCCCATAAATATTCCAAAAGGAGAATATCGAATCATCAAAACGATTCAAATCAGCGAAAGCGGCAAAAGAAGTTCTATTAATAAAATCATAGTTCGAAATCCAGATTTAAAATCAGCCTTGGCCATTCAGCCTAAGAAAAATGGTTTGAAATATGAATATTATACAGGAACATTTAAACAAGTTCTGGATTTGGAGCTTTCAAAACCTGCAGCGACAGGAATTTTTGAAGGCAAAATCAGCGTTGAAAAATGGAAAACAAAATTAGAACGTTATATCGGCTTAAAATTTAACGGATACATCTTTGTACCTGAAACTGGAAATTATACTTTTTCGACCCTTTCAGACGACGGATCGAAGCTTTTTATTGATGATGAATTGACTGTTGATAATGACGGTATTCATTGGGCAAATGAAGCTTACGGAGCAGTTAAACTAGAAAAAGGTTTTCATAAAATCAACATCAGTTATTTTGACTTAACCGGCGGTACAATTTTAAATTGTTTTATTCAGAAAGAAGGAAAAAAGAAAGAAGAAATTACAGCATCGCAGTTATTTTATGAATAAATAAAAAACACGTAATTAACTAAAAAAAGAAAGGCTGTTACAATTGTTAGTAACAACCTTTCTTTTTTTATATAGGACAGAATTATCTTCGACCTCTAAAGCCACCGCCTCTAAAACCGCCGCCGCCAAATTGGCCTCCGTTATTTCTAAAATTGCTGTTGTTTCTAAAGTTTTGGAAATTTTGATTTCTCACTTCACCCTGTGATCTAGAGTTTTCAAAATGATCCAGATCTCTTGTTACATTTTGTCCTCCAGCTTCACCTAAAGGTTTTTCTGGTCTGCCCAATGTCTGATCGGCTTTTGGAAAATTATCAACGCGATCCCCAAGACGATTGTTTTCTCCTAAAGGTTTATTTGTCAGTCCCGATTCTCTATCCCTTTTCGGTAAGTTATTAAGATCTGGTTTATCAGCTTTACGCTGTGATCCACCGAGAGTTCCAGCTTGAGTCCAGCCTCCATTTCCATTATTATAATGACTCCAATTGCCATTTTGATCTCTTTTATAAATATGTCCGTCATGTCCTGCGTACATATTGTTATTAGTATGAATAGTCGTTCCGCCGCCTCTTCTATGCGTGATAACGCCTTTATTTCCACCAGAAGTTTCATACCCAACCGCGGTGCCTCGTCTTGTAGTGACATGCCCCGTTTGAACCCAATCATGTCCGTTTGTTGCAGCCGAATGACCCCATTGTGCGTAAGCATTATGTCCCTGAATAGTTTGCCCGTAATTTCCTGTCCACGGATTATAAGTATTGGCCGCAGTCCTACCTCCGTACCACCCTTGCACACTTGCAGAACGTCCGTACCTGCCTGTTGCTGGATTATACCAAGCAGATGTTCCAGCAGCACCGTAAGGTCCGTAAACCCTTCTTCCGGCTGCCCAGCCCCCTGTCCACGGATTATAAACGGCTCCCGCTCCATAAGTACATGGCCATGGTCGGTAAATTGGATACAATCCTCCGTAGTAATAATAAGGCGGGTAGTAATATCCTGTACCATAAGTTAAAATTGCACCCACAGTTGCTCCTATTATAAAGGCTCCAAAATAACCTGCAGTTGTATTACTTTCTACAGTTGTATCAGTCACATTAGTTTGAGTAACATATGTTACATTATAAACAGGCGAACTTGGTGGAATGGTATAAATTTCTTTGGGAACAGAATTTGTAACTTTCCAAGGTCCGTTTGGACTTGTAGACATAAACCACACAGCTTGAAAGCACAGATAATACAGATCACCCACTTTTATGACTTTTTCCTGCGTATTGCTGGCATACTGCATTTTTGTTCCTTCGATTGGTTTAAATTGAGGCGTACCATCGTAAACGACTTTTGCTTTTGCTTCTGCATCAGCTTTGTTTACTATTGCAGTTGTGGGCACCTGCGCTAACATTACGGCATCTTTTGCTTCCTGAGTTCCAGGAACAGAAGCCAAAACACTTGCCCTTGGAGAATCTTTTGGAATTTTGGCAAAATCTGCAGGGAGATTATTCCCTGCATAACTCCATGGTCCGTCCAAGCTTTTAGAACCAAACCATCTTCCTGATAAAAGCACATAATATTGTCCCTGCGCTTCATTGGCAAAAACATCATTTTCTGTATTATCAATATACAATAATTGAGTGCCTGGTATTTTTTCAAATTTTGGAGGGCCATTTACTAAGATTAATTCAGCAGGTACTTTGCTAAAGAAAACATTTGGCGCAGTACCTGATTCTGGAGGCGGAATCATTTTTTTAACTTCGTCGAAATTTTGTCCCGATGGCAGATTTTTCAAACCATCTGGAAGTTTTGTCGCTTTTGTCCATTTACCGTCAA contains:
- a CDS encoding Ig-like domain-containing protein — encoded protein: MLKNTLKYISFIILISMISCAKRGSITGGLKDTLAPVLVSSYPENYSTNFKGNTITLNFDEYVKLKNTNKQLIISPPLKNEPLITPSTVSKFIKIEIKDTLQPNTTYSLNFGQAITDNNEGNALNQFKYIFSTGSHIDSLKLNGRIKDSYEKHVDNFVSVMLYEVNDKFKDSTIYKEFPRYITNTLDSMRTFQFENLKEGKYLLVALKDKGSNNKFNPKDDKIGFLKNYVTIPTDTVYEVELFKETLPLKTFKPIQASGNRLFLPYEGKQNFKNSKPKIVLKNGSEVLETIVTQLPKKDSLQVWYKPIKADSLSLEVSKENYDKRFSFKIKALKKDTLNIKAVQNGQINFRERFTLETETPLVKFDKSKITLVNKDSVAVPYTTEYDEFDQKLYIDFKKEPLEKYNFTFLPGALTDFYEKTNDTLSYKLSTKEAADYGNIILNLKNVKRFPIIVELTNKKGDVVLASDYSEGATTLEFNLLQPEVFTVRIIYDDNKNKMYDTGSFLEKRYSEEVFYNQEEFDVRANWDRNETIDLSVPFNPEVEKKQDEKKKKDEEKKRKAF
- a CDS encoding amidohydrolase, which gives rise to MKIALIQTDLFWENAAANRENFDSKIDEIASEVNLIVLPEMFSTGFTMNPSAIAETMEGETIEWMKVKAKQKNAAITGSLVITENGKYYNRMFFVFPSGDFQYYDKRHLFSLAGEDQFYTAGTQKLIVEYLEWKICLQICYDLRFPVFARNVENYDLLLYVANWPKVRTNAWDTLLNARAIENLSYVAGVNTVGFDDNNFEHNGHTQLIDFWGNYIIKPQETAGVFVAELDKNIMLETRRKLNFLGDRDTFEIKI
- a CDS encoding DeoR/GlpR family DNA-binding transcription regulator, translating into MSTENEVLNYSKEERKNHILKEINLHTRVSFETLSAKLGVSEDTIRRDINELDADALLIKVKGGAMTKGYHYSSSNQTYAVEAKQVIAQKAVGLLHDGMVLIVDGGTTIREFIRLIPNDLNLTVFTITALTAVQLLDKPNIKTIMIGGSISSYSQMCVSGEAFHQLANIKADLLVLGTNALDVDGGYSDSDWETVQVKKAMIQASKKTAVLTITEKLNTVLKMKIASLSEVNYVITEEEPTHEKLKPYKSAVPSLVVV
- a CDS encoding family 20 glycosylhydrolase, which codes for MKKFLYLFFVLSFLNGTAQNFQQNNSIIPAPNFYKLTGDSIRIIGKVQINFVNKNYSEREFKSAQILETAFNSQTASKKSHVKIDFNTNVNFTSKEAYKIEITSKKIIVSGKEEGLFYGVQTLLQLLPNKISKEIKLPCLIIEDQPRYSYRGLHLDVCRHFFSVAVIKDFIRQMSSYKLNNFHWHLTDDQGWRIEIKKYPKLTEVGSKRAQTLVGNKFERSPFFFDGNPYGGFYTQEEIKDVVKFAEENYVNVIPEIEMPGHASAAVTAYPNLACFPDRNYKVIESWGVFEDVFCAGKDETFTFLEDVLTEVMALFPSKNIHVGGDECPKTRWKTCPNCQKRITALGLKDEHELQSYFIKRIEKFLNANGRQIFGWDEILEGGLAPNAAVMSWRGESGGIHAAKLKHPVVMTPEGTVYFDYNQGYSPNEPLTVGRLSTLEKVYNYNPTPVDSLSVEEQKYIIGAQANLWSEYLTSPAKLNYMLYPRVLALAEIAWTEPKNKNYNHFIQNQLPYHLEKLELEDRLYKVPTPFGADEMALIASKYILDLKPTIKNGKIFYTIDGYNPDETAELYQNPVPINIPKGEYRIIKTIQISESGKRSSINKIIVRNPDLKSALAIQPKKNGLKYEYYTGTFKQVLDLELSKPAATGIFEGKISVEKWKTKLERYIGLKFNGYIFVPETGNYTFSTLSDDGSKLFIDDELTVDNDGIHWANEAYGAVKLEKGFHKINISYFDLTGGTILNCFIQKEGKKKEEITASQLFYE